The Anaeromyxobacter diazotrophicus nucleotide sequence ACCGGGGCTAGGGAGGTCCGCCCGGCGGCGCGGGCGGCTCGCGGCCGGAGAGGCCGTTCGCCCGGCCCTGGCGGAGCAGCGCGGCCACCCCGTGGTAGGCGTGCAGCCGGTTCGTGTGCGCCACCACCTCCACCTCGCCGTCCTCGGCCAGCACCCGGCCCACCAGCTCCTCCGAGAGCGCCTCCACCAGCGCCAGGGGCCCCTGGCAGAACGAGCAGACCTCGTCGTGGGTGGTCCCGAGCGCCTCGCAGTTGCGGCACCGCCAGCCGGACCGCTCGAAGTCCTCCTCCACGATGAGCCGGTGCACGCGGCGCTGGTTCACCGCCGCCACCACGTCCTCGGGGCCGAGCACCGCCAGCCCGCCGCGCAGCGCCTCCCCGATGGCGTGCTCCACCTGCGCCGCCTCCTGGCCGCGCTCGTGGCCGACGATCTTCTCCACCACCTGCCCGAGCAGCGCCGCCTTGCCGTCGCCGCGCCAGCTCTCCTTGCCCGGCGGCCGCGGCAGGCGCGCCAGCACCTTCTCCTGCATGCGCGCCGGGAGCGCGCGCTCGAACGCCGCCACCTTCTCGCTCGTGCCGACCAGCACCAGGTTCGCGCGCGGGTCGCGCTCCCAGAGCTGCCGCAGGAGCTCCACCGCCTCCCGGCGGGCGCGGTCGGCCAGCTCCTCGACGTGGCGCTGGTTCTTGCGCTCGCGCTCGTAGAAGGCGCCCCCCGAGGCCCCGCGCGGCGACGGGCTCGCGCCGCCGCGGATCCGCCCGCCCTGGCCGTGTCGGCCCGGCACCGGGCGCTCCACGGTGGCCTCGTTCACGATGGCGCCCAGCGCCACCTCGTACAGCCGGGCGCCGCGGTCGTGCACGAACACCAGGATGCCGGGCTCCACGTCGTCGGCGAGCCGCGCCAGCTGCAGGAGGTGCGGCCGCGCGTCGGTGCACAGCTCGTCCACGAAGGGCCGCGGCACCGCGTGCACGCTCCACAGCCCGAGCGCCTCGCAGGCGAAGATCGCGAGGCCGCGGTCCGCGCCGCCGGGCTGGCCCACCCGCTCGCCGGCGGCCGCCGCGACGCGGCCGAGCGTTCGCCGCAGCGCTTCGAGCTGCGGGTGCGCCGCGTGCCGGTCGACCGTCCGCCGGAGGGACTCCTGCAGGAAGACGCGCGAGCGCTCGCGCTGCTTCTCGTCGGGCCAGCGGGTGTCGAGGTAGAGCGACACGATGGGCTCGCCGTCGCTCCGCAGCTCGCAGAGCTCCGCGAGCGCCTGCTGCACGTGGTGGTCGGCCATTCACCGGAACGGTGAGCACGGGGCGGCCCCGGGGGGAGTCACGCGCTAGACTGTCCAGCCGTGGCCCTGCTCGACGCCCTGCGCGCCCTCACCGCCTTCGACCCGCCGGCCGAGCTGCCGCCGTGCGATCCCGCCGAGCTCTTCGAGGTGCTCGACGCGCACGGGCTCGCCCCGCTCGCCTCCTACCAGCTCGAGTCGCGGCGCCTCGGCGCTGGCGCGCCGGCCTCGCTCCGCGAGCGGCTCCTGCCGCTCTACCAGGGCACGGTGAACGACAACGTCTTCAAGCTCATGACGCTCAAGGGCGCGCTGCGCGGGCTCGGCGTCCCGGCGCTGGTGCTGGGCGGGGCGGCCTACGTCGACTGGCTCTACCCCCACCTCGCCTTCCGGCCGGTGGGCGACCTGCGCCTCCTGGTGCGCGCCGAGGACGGCGCCCGCTTCGCCGCGCAGGTGGGCGAGGCGGGGTTCCGGGCCCTCGAGACCGGGCCGGGGGGACACACCGTCACCTTCGACGACGGCCGGCTGCCGCTGCGGATCCAGGAGGGCCTGCTAGCGGGCCGCGCGGGGGACCTCGGCGCCTTCGAGCGGCGCGTCCCGACGCCGGCGCTCGGCCCGACGCTCGCCCGTCCCGCCGCCGAGGATGCGCTGCTCCTCGCCGCCGCGGAGCTGGCGCAGGCCGGGCTCTACGCGCCGCTCCTGCTCTACGTCGACGTCCGGGAGCTGCTCCACCAGCCCGACTTCGCGGAGCGCGCGACGGTGGAGGCGGTGCGGCGGCGCGCCGCCGAGCTGGGGCTGGCGCGGGCCCTCTACGGCGCCTGCGCCGTGACCGCGCGCTACTTCCCCGCCGCCGCGGAGCGCGCGGCGGCGCTGTCGCCTGAGCTGGGCCGCGCCGAGCGCGCGGCGGTGGAGGCGCTCGCCGAGAGCGCCGGCGACCCCACGCGCCTGCGCCGCGCGCGCGGGGCCGAGGCCGCGGCGAAGCTCCTGCTGGCGCCATAGGGCCGCGCTGCCTCGGCGCGGCGAGCGAGCCCCCGCCCGTCCGGCCGCCGCGCGCCCGGGGACGGCCCGGGCGGGACCGCGTGTTATCGTGCGGCGCTGCTCAGGAGGTCCTCGCCTTGAAGATCGCCGTCGTCGGCACCGGTTACGTCGGGCTCGTCACCGGGACGTGCCTCTCGGAGTCCGGCCACCACGTCACCTGCGTGGACGTGGACGAGAAGAAGATCGCGACGCTGCGGGAGGGTGGGATCCCGATCTACGAGCCGGGTCTCGAGGAGCTCGTGCGCCGCAACGCGCGCGAGCGGCGGCTCGCCTTCACCACCTCGCTCGCCGCCGCCATGCGGGACACCGAGGTGGTCTTCATCGCCGTCGGCACGCCGCCGGGCGAGACGGGCGAGGCGGACCTGACGCACGTGCTCACCGCCGCCGAGCAGGTCGGTCGCGCCATCGAGCGCTACACGGTGGTGGTGAACAAGAGCACCGTGCCCGTCGGCAGCTGCGAGCGCGTCCGCGAGGTGGTGGCGCGCTCCGCCCGGGCCGAGTTCGACGTGGTGTCGAACCCCGAGTTCCTCAAGGAGGGCTCGGCGGTGGACGACTTCATGCGGCCCGACCGCGTGGTGGTGGGCGTCGCCTCGGAGCGCGCCCGCCAGGTGATGGCGGACCTGTACCAGCCCTTCGTCCGCACCGAGCAGCCGATCCTCTTCATGGACCCGCGCTCGGCCGAGCTCACCAAGTACGCGGCCAACGCCATGCTGGCGACGCGCATCTCCTTCATGAACGACGTGGCCGCGCTGTGCGAGCGGCTCGGTTGCGACGTGGACCAGGTCCGGCGCGGCATGGGCTCGGACCGGCGCATCGGCTACCCGTTCCTCTTCCCGGGGGTCGGGTTCGGCGGCTCCTGCTTCCCGAAGGACGTCCGCGCGGTCATGACCATGGCGCGGCAGCTCGGGCTCGACTTCGACCTGCTCCGCGCGGTGGAGCGGGTGAACGAGCGGCAGAAGCGGCTCCTCTTCGACAAGGCGGTGAAGCACTTCGGCGCGCTCGCCGGCAAGCGCTGCGCGCTGTGGGGCCTCGCCTTCAAGCCCAAGACCGACGACATGCGGGAGGCGCCGGCGCTCACGCTGGCGCAGCTCCTCGCCGGCGCGGGCGCGGAGGTGGTGGCGCACGATCCGGTGGCGGCCGAGGTGGCGCGGCCGCTCCTCGGCCCGCACGTGCGCCTCGCCGGCGAGCCCTACGCCGCCGCCGAGGGGGCCGACGCGCTGTTCCTCGTCACCGAGTGGAACGAGTTCCGCGCCCCGGACTACGAGCGGCTCGGCCAGATCATGCGGGGCAAGGTGCTGTTCGACGGGCGCAACGTGTGGGACGCCGCCCGCGCCCGGGCTGCCGGCTTCACCTACTTCGGCGTCGGCCGCCCGGCGGCCTGACCGCGCTAGGCGCTCGGCGTCCGGCCCTGCGACAGCATGAGGATGACGCTCGCCACCTCGCCGGTGACGAGGTCGAGGCGCTTCGCCACGTCGAGCTCCTCGATGACCGCCAGGCGCTTGTCGGGCTCGCTCACCACCGCGGCGGCGACGAGGTCGGCGAGCGTCGAGGCGGAGGGGGTGCGGGCGGCCAGCTCGGCGAGCTGCGGCGCGCCCGACTCGGGCGGCAGCACCTCGGCGAGCTGCAGCACGCAGGCCTCCAGCGCCCGCCGCTGGCGGAGCAGCGCCGCGGACCCGGCCGGCGGGTAGACGTCCTCGAGGAGCTCGGCCCTGAACTCGCGGTACGGGAGCCCGTTCTCGAGCTCCTCCACCAGGCGCACCCGGGCGAGCCCGCGCACCAGGATGTGGAACCGGCCGTCGGGGAGCTCCTCCGCCTCCTCGATGAAGCCGGCCCCCGCGATGGGCTGGATGGGCGCGCGGTCCTGCGTGGCGCCCTCCTCCGAGGCGAGCGTCGCGACGGCGAGCATGCGGTCGCCGCGCAGCGCCTCGGCGGTGAGCTGCCGGTAGCGCGGCTCGAAGACGTGAAAGGGCGTGGGCGTCCCCGGGAGGACGACCACGCCCGGCAGCGGAAAGACCTTGAGGCGGGCGCAGGTCCGGACGAGGGCCGTCCGGAGCTCGTCGAGATCGATCACGTCCTCGTCGGCCAAGGCGGCCCCCCGCTGCGGGGGACGAGCCCCCGCCCTACGGACGCGTGCCCACGGCGCGCCGGGTGAGACGGCGCCCCCGCCCTCCACGGGGCGGGGGCCCGCCCGTGTCTACCCGTGCGCGGAGGCGGCGGGGCTGGCGTCCTCTTCGGCCGCCGCCACGCCCGTCTTGATGCGCATCCCGTAGAACGAGCGCCACACGAAGACGAGGGCGATGGCGAGGAACACGGCGAACGCGCCGATCTTGACGGCGGTGTCGACGCGGAGCGCCAGCTCGACGGCCAGCAGGCCGAACAGGGTCGTGAACTTGATGACCGGGTTCATGGCCACCGAGGAGGTGTCCTTGAAGGGGTCGCCGACGGTGTCGCCGACGACCGAGGCGTCGTGGAGCGGCGTGCCCTTCGCCTTGAGCTCGACCTCGACCACCTTCTTCGCGTTGTCCCAGGCGCCGCCGGCGTTCGCCATGAAGATGGCCTGGAAGAGGCCGAAGATGGCGATCGAGATGAGGTACCCGATGAAGAAGAACGGATCGAGGAAGGCGAAGGCGAGCGTGGCGAAGAAGACGGTGAGGAAGATGTTGAACATGCCCTTCTGCGCGTACTGCGTGCAGATGGCGACCACCTTCTTCGAGTCCTCCACCGAGGCCTTCTCGACGCCCTCGAGGCGGATGTTGGCCTTGATGAACTCCACCGCGCGGTAGGCGCCGGTGGAGACGGCCTGGGTCGAGGCGCCGGTGAACCAGTAGATGACCGAGCCGCCGAGGATGAGCCCGAGCAGGAAGAGCGGGTTCATGATGGAGAGCTTCTCGAGGTCGGCGGTGAGGCCGCCCGTCAGCACCATGATGATGGAGAAGATCATGGTGGTGGCGCCCACCACCGCGGTGCCGATGAGCACCGGCTTGGCGGTCGCCTTGAAGGTGTTGCCGGCGCCGTCGTTCTCCTCGAGGTAGTGCTTGGCCTTGTCGAAGTTGAGGTCGAAGCCGAAGTCCTTCTTCACCTCGGCCTTCACGTTCGGCACGTTCTCGATCAGCGAGAGCTCGTAGACCGACTGGGCGTTGTCCGTCACCGGGCCGTAGGAGTCGACGGCGATGGTGACCGGGCCCATGCCGAGGAAGCCGAAGGCGACCAGGCCGAAGGCGAAGACGGCCGGCGCCAGCATGAGCGCCGAGAGGCCGAGCGTCGAGACGGCGTAGGCGCCGCCCATCAGCGCGGCGATGACGAGGCCCATCCAGAAGGCGGAGAAGTTGCCGGCGGTGAGGCCGGCGAGGACGTTGAGCGACGCGCCGCCCTCGCGGGAGGCGGTGACGACCTCGCGCACGTGCCCGGAGGTGGTGGAGGTGAAGACCTTCACGATCTCGGGGATGATCGCGCCGGCGAGCGTGCCGCAGGTGATGATGGTGGAGAGCTTCCACCACAGCGTCCCGTCGCCGAGCTGGGCGATGAGCGCGTAGGAGAGCGCGTAGGTGAGGACGATGGAGACGATCGAGGTGAGCCACACCAGCGAGGTGAGCGGCGCCTCGAAGTTCATCACGTCGGCGGCGGCGTACTTGGCCTTCGCGACCGCCTCGTTGATGAAGTAGGAGAGGACCGACGCGACGATCATCATGATGCGCATCGCGAAGATCCACACCAGCAGCTGCACCTGCGTGCTCGGGTCCTTCACCGCCAGCAGGATGAAGCTGATGAGCGCGACGCCGGTGACGCCGTAGGTCTCGAAGCCGTCGGCCGAGGGGCCGACCGAGTCGCCCGCGTTGTCGCCGGTGCAGTCGGCGATGACGCCGGGGTTGCGGGCGTCGTCCTCCTTGATCTTGAAGACGATCTTCATGAGATCGGAGCCGATGTCGGCGATCTTCGTGAAGATGCCGCCGGCGATGCGCAGCGCCGAGGCGCCGAGCGACTCGCCGATGGCGAAGCCGATGAAGCACGGGCCGGCCACGTCCCGCGGGATGAAGAGCAGGATGAAGAGCATGATCAGCAGCTCGGTGCTGATCAGCATGGTGCCGATCGACATGCCCGCCTTGAGCGGGATGGCGTAGGTGGGGAACGGCTTGCCGCGCAGCGACGCGAAGGCGGCGCGCGAGTTGGCGTAGGTGTTGACCCGGATGCCGAACCAGGCGACGCCCGAGCTGCCCAGGATGCCGACCACCGAGAAGAGGAGGATGATCGCCACCTCCCCCATCGTCTTGTGCGGCTCGGTCAGGAAGCCGAAGTAGGCCACGATGATGACGGCGATGAAGGCCCAGAGCAGGGCGATGAACTTCGCCTGCGTGACGAGGTAGGTCTTGCAGGTCTCGTAGATGAGCTCCGAGATGTCCCGCATCGACCGGTGCACCGGCAGGTTCTTGAGCTGGTTCGAGATGGCGAGGCCGAAGGCCAGGCCGGCCGCCGAGACCAGGAGCCCGATCGCGAGCAGGCCCTTGCCGCTCATACCGAGGAAGCTGACCGAGGACAGGTCGGGCAGGACGAGGTTCGCCTCGCCGCCGCCTTCGGCCGCCAGCGTGAGGGATGACATCAGGGTAGAGAGGTTCATGGGCTTGCAGTTCCGGTGAGGACCCTTGTGTCCAGGAGTGGGGTGCGAGGTGGGCCAAGGGCCCGGAATTCGGAGGGCCGCGATACTAGCGGGGCGTGCCGGTCAGGGCAAGGGGCAGGCCAGCGGAAGGCCGGGCGGCGCACGGTCGGGGAGGAGGCGCCGCCGCGGGCCGGGCGCTCCTCCGCCCCGGGATGAGCGGGACGCCCCCTACTTCTTGGCGGCGGCCGGGCCGCCCTCTTCCATGGCGGCGAAGTTGATGTTGCCATACCCCGCCTCGGCGGCAGAGGCCAGCACGCGCCGGACCACGCGGAAGGGCACCTTCACGTCCGCCTGGACGTTCACCTCGCCCTTCCAGTTCTTCTCCCGGTCGCGGTCGTTCTGGTGGATGAAGTCCCAGCGCTTCTTCTCGTCGCGCAGCTTCTCGGTGAGCGGCGCGATGATCTGCGACGGGTCCTTCTCCAGGTCCGGCACGTCGGCCACCTTCACGCCCGAGACCACCACCTGCGCGGCGCTGATGGCGATCACCGGCGCCACCTCGATCTGCTGGCCGTGGCGGGCGTCGGGCAGCCGGATGTCCTTCTGCATGTAGAGCACTTCGCCGGTGGCCGAGAACTGCTGCAGGAGGAAGATGACGAGCATCGTCATCATGTCGACCATCGGCACGACGTTGAGCTCGACGTTCCCCGTGCGCAGGTGGCGGTGCATCTTGCCGCCCATGATCTTGGACGACTGGAAGCGCTTGGCGGGCCGCTTACCGGGCTGGACGATCGGCACGGCTCACCCCGCTCCCATGACCGAGACGTTCGAGAGCCCCGCCCCGACGCAGGCGTCGATGGTGTGGACGAGGTCCGCGTAGACGACGGCGTCGTCGGCGGCCACCGTGATGGCGGCCTGGTCGGGGAAGTCGGCCTTGAGCTTCTTGAGCCGCTCGCCCAGGCCCTTCAGGTCGTACTGCACGCCGCCGTCCGGCGCGCGCCCCAGGGCCGGGATCTCGATCTGCGCCCCGGCGCTGGTGGCGAGCACGAAGCCGCGCTCGCCCACCGTGAGCGTCACGGTGAGCGACTTCACCTGCTCGGTGGGGGCCGGATCGCCGTTCCCCATGGGCGTCGCCTGCAGCCGCGAGATCTGGGTCCAGACCGCGGTGAAGAGCAGGAAGGAGATGCAGCAGGAGAGGAGGTCGATGGCCGGCACGACGTTGACCGTCGTGTCGAGCGATCGCTTGCCCTTCTTGCCGCTCTCCGGGAGCGCGCCGCCGCCCATGCCTTACTCCACCGTCTCCTCGACGGGGGCCTCGGCCACGGCGCGCGCCGCCGGCAGCTTCATCTTGTCCTTGTTGGCCACGATGAGGTTCAGCACGCCCACCGCCGACTCGTTGATCTCGTCCACCATGCGCTGCGTGCGCCCCTGCAGCACCGAGTAGAGGACGAGCGCGGGGATGGCGGTCCCGAGGCCGAAGGCGGTGCAGAACATGGCCTCCGAGATGCCCTGGGAGAGGATGGTGGCCTTGTCGGCGGGGTTCGCGTTCGCCACCGCGCCGAAGCAGCGGATGAGGCCGGAGATGGTGCCGAGGAGCCCGAGCAGGGTGGCGACGTTGGAGATCATCGCCAGGTAGCCGGTGCGGCGCTCGATCTTGGGCGACTCGCGGAGCGTCGCCTCGTCCATCGCCGCCTGGACGTCCTCCTCGCCCTTCGGGACGTTGATGAGGCCGGCCTTGATGACCGAGACGAGCGGGGTCTTCTTCTGCCCGGCGCAGTAGCTGATCGCCTTGTCGAGGTCGCCCGCGTAGATGTGCTTCTTCAGCCCGCGCAGGAACGCTTCCTTGTCGACCGACGACTGGAAGTAGAGGACGAAGACGCGCTCGGCCACGATCGCGAGGGCGAAGATGAGCGCGACCGAGATGGGGTACATGCCCCATCCGCCCTTCTCGAACGACTCGAACACGCTGCCGAAGAAGTTCCCCATCGCGGCCCGTCCTCCAGAGGCTGGTACTCGCGGGGGGTGGCCGGGAATACCCGCCTGTCCCGCGCACGCACGACACCGAGCGAGAGCCCTATCACGGCGCCGGAAACGCAGTCAACGCGGCGGTTTACGTACTTTCGCTCACCCGCGGGGCCGGTGCGCGGCCCCGCACAGGATGGTTCTCACGGAGGACCCGGGTCGCAATTGCCCAAGGGGCGAGCGGCGTTGTACCGTGCGTCGCTCCCCGCCTCCATGGCCGTCCAGACCGCCTTCGCTCCCTACCGGCTCCCCGCGGGTGTCCTACCGCAGGAGGCCGCCCGGACCGCGCTCGCCGCCGCGGCCGAGCCCCTCGTGGTGCGCCTCGACGAGCCGCTGCCGGGCGGCATGGTCGCGCAGGCGCTCGCCGACGTCGCCGCCGGCCACGCCTTCGCGCCCGACGAGGCGTGTCGCGCCGCCGACGGCAGCCCCTCGGGGGCGCCCGGCCACCCGCGCGCCTGCCTCGTCTCCCCGCGCCACCGCGCCCGCGTCGAGCAGGCGGTGACCGCGGCCCTGGCGGCCGGCTTCGCGGGGGTGTGCCTCGACCGGCCCGACGCCCCCATGGCGCAGGGCATCCTCGGCTCGGGGTTCTGCCCGGACTGCCAGCGCGCCTTCTCGAAGGACCTGGCGCGCGAGTACGGCGACCACTTCATGCCGCTCGACTACCTGGCGATGGCGCGCGAGGCGCTCGCCAACGCCTCGGGCGCGGTCGGCCACGCGGCCCTCCCGTTCGGCCGCGAGTTCTGGCGCTTCCGCTCCGCCGCGCTCGACCGGGCGGTGCAGGCCTACGCGCGCGCCGCACGCGACGCGGCCCGGGCCGCCGGGCGCCCGTTCCAGGTGGTGGCCCAGCTCGCGGCGGTGGGGCCGGCGCAGCTCCTCG carries:
- a CDS encoding ExbD/TolR family protein, giving the protein MGGGALPESGKKGKRSLDTTVNVVPAIDLLSCCISFLLFTAVWTQISRLQATPMGNGDPAPTEQVKSLTVTLTVGERGFVLATSAGAQIEIPALGRAPDGGVQYDLKGLGERLKKLKADFPDQAAITVAADDAVVYADLVHTIDACVGAGLSNVSVMGAG
- a CDS encoding sodium-translocating pyrophosphatase — its product is MNLSTLMSSLTLAAEGGGEANLVLPDLSSVSFLGMSGKGLLAIGLLVSAAGLAFGLAISNQLKNLPVHRSMRDISELIYETCKTYLVTQAKFIALLWAFIAVIIVAYFGFLTEPHKTMGEVAIILLFSVVGILGSSGVAWFGIRVNTYANSRAAFASLRGKPFPTYAIPLKAGMSIGTMLISTELLIMLFILLFIPRDVAGPCFIGFAIGESLGASALRIAGGIFTKIADIGSDLMKIVFKIKEDDARNPGVIADCTGDNAGDSVGPSADGFETYGVTGVALISFILLAVKDPSTQVQLLVWIFAMRIMMIVASVLSYFINEAVAKAKYAAADVMNFEAPLTSLVWLTSIVSIVLTYALSYALIAQLGDGTLWWKLSTIITCGTLAGAIIPEIVKVFTSTTSGHVREVVTASREGGASLNVLAGLTAGNFSAFWMGLVIAALMGGAYAVSTLGLSALMLAPAVFAFGLVAFGFLGMGPVTIAVDSYGPVTDNAQSVYELSLIENVPNVKAEVKKDFGFDLNFDKAKHYLEENDGAGNTFKATAKPVLIGTAVVGATTMIFSIIMVLTGGLTADLEKLSIMNPLFLLGLILGGSVIYWFTGASTQAVSTGAYRAVEFIKANIRLEGVEKASVEDSKKVVAICTQYAQKGMFNIFLTVFFATLAFAFLDPFFFIGYLISIAIFGLFQAIFMANAGGAWDNAKKVVEVELKAKGTPLHDASVVGDTVGDPFKDTSSVAMNPVIKFTTLFGLLAVELALRVDTAVKIGAFAVFLAIALVFVWRSFYGMRIKTGVAAAEEDASPAASAHG
- a CDS encoding nucleotidyltransferase family protein, with product MALLDALRALTAFDPPAELPPCDPAELFEVLDAHGLAPLASYQLESRRLGAGAPASLRERLLPLYQGTVNDNVFKLMTLKGALRGLGVPALVLGGAAYVDWLYPHLAFRPVGDLRLLVRAEDGARFAAQVGEAGFRALETGPGGHTVTFDDGRLPLRIQEGLLAGRAGDLGAFERRVPTPALGPTLARPAAEDALLLAAAELAQAGLYAPLLLYVDVRELLHQPDFAERATVEAVRRRAAELGLARALYGACAVTARYFPAAAERAAALSPELGRAERAAVEALAESAGDPTRLRRARGAEAAAKLLLAP
- a CDS encoding LON peptidase substrate-binding domain-containing protein, with the translated sequence MADEDVIDLDELRTALVRTCARLKVFPLPGVVVLPGTPTPFHVFEPRYRQLTAEALRGDRMLAVATLASEEGATQDRAPIQPIAGAGFIEEAEELPDGRFHILVRGLARVRLVEELENGLPYREFRAELLEDVYPPAGSAALLRQRRALEACVLQLAEVLPPESGAPQLAELAARTPSASTLADLVAAAVVSEPDKRLAVIEELDVAKRLDLVTGEVASVILMLSQGRTPSA
- a CDS encoding MotA/TolQ/ExbB proton channel family protein; translation: MGNFFGSVFESFEKGGWGMYPISVALIFALAIVAERVFVLYFQSSVDKEAFLRGLKKHIYAGDLDKAISYCAGQKKTPLVSVIKAGLINVPKGEEDVQAAMDEATLRESPKIERRTGYLAMISNVATLLGLLGTISGLIRCFGAVANANPADKATILSQGISEAMFCTAFGLGTAIPALVLYSVLQGRTQRMVDEINESAVGVLNLIVANKDKMKLPAARAVAEAPVEETVE
- a CDS encoding ExbD/TolR family protein gives rise to the protein MPIVQPGKRPAKRFQSSKIMGGKMHRHLRTGNVELNVVPMVDMMTMLVIFLLQQFSATGEVLYMQKDIRLPDARHGQQIEVAPVIAISAAQVVVSGVKVADVPDLEKDPSQIIAPLTEKLRDEKKRWDFIHQNDRDREKNWKGEVNVQADVKVPFRVVRRVLASAAEAGYGNINFAAMEEGGPAAAKK
- a CDS encoding UDP-glucose dehydrogenase family protein — its product is MKIAVVGTGYVGLVTGTCLSESGHHVTCVDVDEKKIATLREGGIPIYEPGLEELVRRNARERRLAFTTSLAAAMRDTEVVFIAVGTPPGETGEADLTHVLTAAEQVGRAIERYTVVVNKSTVPVGSCERVREVVARSARAEFDVVSNPEFLKEGSAVDDFMRPDRVVVGVASERARQVMADLYQPFVRTEQPILFMDPRSAELTKYAANAMLATRISFMNDVAALCERLGCDVDQVRRGMGSDRRIGYPFLFPGVGFGGSCFPKDVRAVMTMARQLGLDFDLLRAVERVNERQKRLLFDKAVKHFGALAGKRCALWGLAFKPKTDDMREAPALTLAQLLAGAGAEVVAHDPVAAEVARPLLGPHVRLAGEPYAAAEGADALFLVTEWNEFRAPDYERLGQIMRGKVLFDGRNVWDAARARAAGFTYFGVGRPAA
- a CDS encoding baeRF10 domain-containing protein, producing the protein MADHHVQQALAELCELRSDGEPIVSLYLDTRWPDEKQRERSRVFLQESLRRTVDRHAAHPQLEALRRTLGRVAAAAGERVGQPGGADRGLAIFACEALGLWSVHAVPRPFVDELCTDARPHLLQLARLADDVEPGILVFVHDRGARLYEVALGAIVNEATVERPVPGRHGQGGRIRGGASPSPRGASGGAFYERERKNQRHVEELADRARREAVELLRQLWERDPRANLVLVGTSEKVAAFERALPARMQEKVLARLPRPPGKESWRGDGKAALLGQVVEKIVGHERGQEAAQVEHAIGEALRGGLAVLGPEDVVAAVNQRRVHRLIVEEDFERSGWRCRNCEALGTTHDEVCSFCQGPLALVEALSEELVGRVLAEDGEVEVVAHTNRLHAYHGVAALLRQGRANGLSGREPPAPPGGPP